TTGTTCTTCTTAGCATGCTGTCGCAGGAGATGGATACTGAGATGAATGAAGTGGAGGGAAGGGATAGGGGTCAGAATAccctgaaattaaaattataattaccCTTGTTTCTATCGTCTGAATTTACTAATGTAAAATTTGAGCTTTCTCATTTACTCTTCATTACAACTTTATAAGAACTCCAATGAAAATAGTTTGGGATGGTTGAGATGTAAAAGTTTTATTAGTAAAAGATATGAAGTTTTGGCGTAATTACTTTGAACTGGCCTCTAATAAACTGGGGCCTTGATTTAGGGACATCAGGAATATTACTTCTTTTTGTGGCAGTATTGCTCATGTCCAATCCACTATGTCTTGTTCAGTCCAAACTATTGTTTTGTATCCTCAACATTACGTTTACCTTTTAGCTGATGCCAAATCAACATGATTAGGTCATTAGACTAAATTGTCAGCTACACTTTGATTTGTTGTTTGTTTTTCTCTTGATATATGGTTTGAGGATTTTTAGTTACTATTAATAACTTTTGATGGTTCTTTCTAATTTGTTTATCATGTTGGATTTGTGACAATTCCACACCCAGACAGAGCTTTTCTCTGAGAGTTGATCACCAGTAGTGATTTAAACGGACATTTTCCCTTAAAGACGAATATTATTGTAAAATGTTGCAGCTTTCCTATGGGATAAGTTCTATATTGCACTTTTGTCAATCTGGTGTAATGAATAATCTAGTATAAGAATAGCACGTGGATATTAGAGGGCATGTCCTTGGCTTTAGTCGGTGGGAGTTGGTCACTGCTCATTCATCTGGCAAGAGAATGGGTTTTTCCTCATATGTTGGCTATCTTGCTCACTACAACTCCATGAATTATGTATATGGTTGTGGTTTTTTCCCCCCtaatgaacatggaacttaAAAAGCCTCTTTTTTTTTCAGTGTAAATCGCTGTAAGCGCAGTTTGGCTGAGATTGCGGTTAATGCCGTTATGGCCGTTGCAGACTTGGAGCGGAGGGATGTTAATCTTGATCTAATTAAAGTGGAGGGTAAAGTGGGAGGTAAACTTGAAGATACTGAACTCATCTATGGTATTGTGGTGGACAAGGACATGAGCCATCCCCAAATGCCGAAGCAAATTCAAGATGCTAATATAGCAATTTTAACTTGCCCATTTGAGCCACCTAAGCCAAAAACCAAGCATAAGGTTGACATTGACACTGTGGAGAAGTTTGAGACATTACGTAAACAAGAGCAGCAGTACTTTGATAAAATGGTTCAACAGTGCAAGGTGGGTTAGTATATTTGTATGGTAAATGTGcttgttattaattattttatatgatgGCACTTAAGTTGTTCTGGTTAATTTCACATTACCCTAAACTATTTCCAATATTCCATGTGCTAACCCATTTTCGGTTAGGGATGTGCAAGGAAGCCAAAGCTTGTATGCATGGTTGTAAATCCTTTGGGGTCATAATGCTAGTTTGCTGGAAAAAATTGATGTAGCAAACTCCCCCTTTTGGATTAAAATGCTTCGTTGGTTTGTTTAACTAAATTTTTATCCTGGTGGAATCATTTGGCTCTATGTTTTGGGAATTTTTTTCCTCTGATTGGATTGTGAGTTATCGGCTTTTCCATGCCTTTTTCTGTTTGATGGCGGAGATGCCTAGAGTCTAGAGGGAGTGGCTGTTTTTTTTTCTAGGCTATGCCTTTTGTGATGAATATCTCTCATGTGTTGGGTTTGTGAGTTACAGGATGTCGGTGCAACCTTGGTTATCTGTCAATGGGGATTCGATGATGAAGCAAATCATTTGTTAATGCATAGGAATCTGCCTGCTGTCAGATGGGTTGGTGGTGTTGAGCTGGAACTTATTGCAATTGCCACAGGTGTGCAACGATACCTTTAGTTGTagaatatttaattttaacCTTTATTTACTTGTATGGGTTTTACTTACTTGGTTATTCTGTGTATTTTTAGGTGGAAGAATTGTCCCAAGGTTTCAAGAACTGACCCCTGAAAAGCTGGGACGGGTATGAATCCCTCTTTTGCTAAAGCATGTTAAATAGTAGTTTCATTTAAGCTTTATGATTTCTGTTCGTAGACCATATCTTTGGTTTTCTTGGCCTTTGATGTCATAACAATTGTCAAAGTGACTTGTGTCATATTGTACTCTGTTAATCTCCTTTGTTGGACCCGAACACGCAACTCCTTCAAGCATGCTGGTCTTTCTGTTTGGATTAGTTATTAGTATGTAGTTTGTCATTAtaataaatttctgtttttgtttaAGGGTTTCAGAGTTTGTAACAACAGCCGCCAAGGCATAAGTTTTAGGCAATACCTTATGGAAGGGCTATTAAGACTTTTTTGGTCGCTACTCACCATAGCAGGGGCCTGGATGCCCTTTCTTATAATTGCTTTGTTTTGATTAAATGCGACTAATCCATGAAGAGGATAAATACATGATAATAATTTGATTATGTATAGAGGTCTACTTGCTATACTTTAACCATGTATTTGTGCCTTCTGATCTGCTTCTGTTAAGTTCATTGCTATTAGTACCATGGACATGATGCTTGATCTTAAGGGATGCCTATGGGTCAAATCCATAGTAATGTTTGGATACTCTTACAGTCTTACTCTCTTAATGGTCCTTGTCTATTTGGTTTCTATTGTTCTCCATTTACGCCCTaaattcatgttttttttcCCGGAAGAACACGTTACTTTGAACGAGTTAATAACTAGCAGTGTGCAATACCTggtctctttttattttatatttcttGACATTGACCTGTCTCTTTTTAGTTTAATTTGTACTATTTTTCTTACATTTAATGTTCTGTTGCTTAAAAGTTTATAGTTTTTCAACGCTAAAAACGTGTACCCTGATGTCTTGACTTGATAGTTTATGTAGTTCAGTAGTTCCCCAATTAATGTGATTTCAATTGTTCACTCCACATGTTGCATTTACATACTTATTTGTAGACTAATGTTTGGTGGCAGTCAGTATTTGATAAAATGCATGCTAACGTTTTGTAGTGAAGTTCTTCATATggcttttatttttcttgtcctGACGTTAATCTTGATATTTTAGGCTGGGTTGGTTCGTGAGAAAGCTTTTGGTACAACAAAAGACCGAATGCTGTACATTGAACATTGTGCCAATTCTAAGGCAGTAACCATATTCATCCGTGGTGGTAGGTTCATTTCTCTGTTTTTCATCGCAGTCAGTTCACATTTCATACATTTATCATCATGCGAAGTCGTATTTCGCCCAAGTTAAATTGTTACTATGATCATTTTAATCTCATTTTCCTGATCTGGCTGGTGTAAGTGCATGTTCAGCTACACCACTTCACTGAGGTTTTGACCTGTTCAATTGATGATTAGCTACTAATGATATGTGTGataaatgcttgttcaatcatCCTTGACGCAGGTAACAAAATGATGATTGAAGAGACAAAGAGAAGCATCCACGATGCACTTTGTGTTGCAAGAAACCTTATCCGCAACAATTCTATTGTGTATGGTGGTGGATCTGCTGAAATTGCTTGCTCTCTTGCTGTAGAGGCAGGTGCTGACCGATTCCCAGGAGTTGAACAGGTATTTTAATTTGAATAGTAGTTTTTCTTAGAATTATTAATGTTACATTTATGTTTAACTCCCGTCTTGAATTCTGCAGTATGCCATCAGGGCCTTTGCTGAATCTCTAGATGCAGTTCCCATGGCACTTGCGGAAAACAGTGGTCTTCAGCCTATTGAAACACTGTCTGCAGTAAAACATCAGCAAGTCAAGGTCAgttggttttgtggtgcttcaTATACCTATCATATTAGTTGATTGTGGATCATGCCATTTTTTTAAGAATTGCTTGACTCTTGTTTGCCtgtgttgctgctgttgtttACAATAACGCCaatttatttacaaaaatcgATGCCAAAATATATCTGAGAAAAACCCTGTTTCATCATTTAAGGTTCCTGCTGTTTAACCTTCATTTTCTTGATCCACCAACCTTATGTAGTTATGTGCGAAGGTTGTATTATTTTAACATATTGCACATCACATGGGAAGTGGATATTTTTCCTATTTGTCAATGTGTTATAATCATTTTTATTAATGACACGTCTCATTTTTGTGTTGAAAATTCCTTCTCCCTTCTAATATAATGTATGCTTTGCATAATTGCATGCGTGATACTTTTCTCCCTTGATTGTACGAAATGCATGTTGTTAGTAGGAAAGTGCTATGATGCATATCCTTATATGAGGGCACTCTCATAGTCTCATGGCCTTTTAAAGTAGTAGGGGCCTTAATCACTCCAACTCTCTACGTTGCCATACAAGTATGGAAATATAGCAGGGTTCTCTTCTGGCATGTTTCCTAGTGGCCATACACCTGCTGTAGCCTGTGAATTTATAAATTAGATCTTTTTTCCCCACAGGGTTTGAATTATAGCCTATAGGGAAAGGGTGCGGGTCCAAATTCCATGGTAGAACTTTATTAATTCTTTTTGACGGAGTTCGTCCCTTCAAACCCCTTATATGATGGGATATAAGGGTGTATACACGCCACAATATATTTGCTTTATCACTTAAGAGCCCGTTCggtatcattttttgtttccGGTTTTCTGTTTTTACATAACTAAAAACCGAAGTatgaaaatcacaaaaaatagttttccagttttttgttgtcagttaTAGATATGACTATTttttggttcttgattcaaatCATGactttgaaaaccaaaaaatgATAGTGATACTGAACGAGCCTACTTTTGGGTTTACATTGAATTTATGTTCAAATGTGGAGAATATTGGAAGATTGCTTCATTTTTACCGATAAACAGGAAAACCTAACCGAGTCCTTTTGCCATGCCTTTTGATTTAAACAGGACAACAATACTACCTATGGCATAGATTGCAATGACGTTGGCACAACGGACATGCGTGAGCAGAATGTATTCGAGACCTTGATTGGGAAGCAGCAACAGATTTTGCTAGCCACCCAGGTTGTGAAGATGATTTTGAAGATAGACGATGTCATAACTCCTTCAGAATTTTGATAGTATGTAATCTAGGTTATGTTGTGTGAGTTCAGTCAGTTGTTCGCATTTGTGGTTGGAAACAGAATATTTCTCATGTTGATTCGAAACTCTGTTACCCCTAAATTTTGTATGGTGAATCATTTGTAGTGTTTTCTACTGAGGTTTCGCAGTTTGACTGCGTTTTTGGTTTAATATAGATGTTTGTTTTTCGTGTTACTCAATTTTGTTAGATTTAGTTACAAACTCGTAAAACCTAATTTCTCTAACATATAGTTTCATTATACAAGTTTATAATGCAGTTCATGTCAAGATTGTGAAAATTAGATCTTGGAATGCTGACATTTTTGCGTAAACGCGGGATCGGATAAAGTTGTCAGAGTCTGATTTCATAATAAAGGCAGCTACTTTGCTATATTTTACGAGCAGACAAGATCTAAGGCATCAAAGTTCATACGAATTTATGTgtggttgaaaattgaaatattgtCTTCAAAATTCAACTGATTTATCTTGTGATTATTATTTATGATGACATTACTGTGGCTTTACTGCATTCCATGTGAGAATCTGACCCCATTATTGCATCCCACTACTTTGAATGTCTTGTATTCATCATGTAAACTTTTACCGGAATTTATATCGCTTCCTTTTGTTCCCGTTCATATTATCTGACCACTTAATAGTTTTACTTTTTTTGAGCTTTTCAGGAACAAGCTTTTTCTCGATGATTCACATCTGTTAAGGGTAAAGTCGTAAACATTCATGTTGAACGAATCTCAAGCCGAGGAAATGGATGAGAATAGTACACAAACTAACAAATTTCGAACATTTGCTCTTTtggaaattaagaaaatttGCACTCTTTAGTTATAATCATGAATGGACATTTAACAACACATCTGCTCTTGCTCCTAAGATTTCTATAGAACTTAGAAGCAGGCTGAAGTTGTGTTAATTAGTATAATAAATCTAAACTCGAAAACACGGTAATATCAATAATTTTCACCCTTTTCCCTCTTAGGTAAATACAATTTTGGGAGCTTAGTTGAATAGTAAGTAAGACTTGATCTAACAATGAGAGCCTTTCTTGCAGTTAAGTGCACCAGCTGACATGGTGATAGAGCTTACGAAAGACGAAGGTTTCGCGCTTAAACTGTACGCTCTGGCGTAGCTCGATGAAGCCCCTGCTCCCGACGCCGTGAAGAAGGCTCCGTTCAACATTAGATCACCTTGTGATCTCCAATTCCATTTCTTCCATACACTTTGAGGCCATTCCTCTCTTTTTGTCACCTACAATCATATTTAACCAACATTTTCTTGTTTAGTCCCACTTCAAGGGCAAAATGGTAATTTTATTTACCGTCTTAAATGTAatcttttaaaatgtttatttttagttttaaatGCGGTCACATATGAACGTACGATGTACGTACGTTCTCATTAGAAGTCATGACAGTTTGTCTATCCAATAAGTCAAAATTACAGTAAATAAGTTGAAACAAACAGACCCTGACAAAGTACTCGTAACAGAAAAGAAGAAGTTTACCTCCTTGTTATCAGGGTCATTAGGAGCAAGAAATCTGTTGCCTTGGCAATTTATTGTAGGTGCTGCACTTCCTCCAATTGCATACATTTCCCAATGAGTATAGTCATTATTCACCACATGAAAATATCCATGTCTACACCTGGCCCACATCCCACCAAAAAGTCAGCAACCAGTTATCACGTTGATAGTGTAATTTAAACTAGTAATATAATGTACTAACGCGACAACTTAATTAATTTACCTTGGCATTCTCTGGACTAAACCTTCACCAAAATGGTTGAAAGCAATAGTAACTTGCATATTCTTATCTCTAGTGAGTGAATCACTATGACCTAACAACATAACCTTGTTATGATGGGTCATATAATTGTTAGAAATGGTTATAGCGGTCGACCCATGGATCGCGTCAATTAGACCATCGGTGCAACTCGAGAGTGAACAATGGTCAACCCAAATATGACTCCCGCCGAAGATCGAGATCCCATCACCGTCCGATATCGTCCGCCACCCGTAGTGTGACGGGGAGTCACGTACCATAGCGTTACCCCCACGTTTACAATCATGTATGTTCAAACCATGTATTATAACGTTTGTTACGTATTGTATGGTTATGCATGGCCCACCCGCAATGTGGACGTTAGCCCCTCTACCGTCAATTGTCTTAAAAGAGTTAACCATCAACTCTTCCTTGAGTTTGATCACCATGTCCCGGTCAAATATGATCCACAATGGTTTGTCTTGGATCACACCCCACCTTAGGGTTCCCGGTCTCGGGTTCAACGGGTCGTCTCTCTTGTCCGTGACCACGTACATTTTTCCGTTTTTACCCCCGATTGCACCCTTGCCGAACCCAATGGAGCAATCGGCTAGTCGTTGGCGGTTTTGGGCCCACTTGTGGTCGCACCGCCAACAGTCGTCGATCGGGTTTCCGGTCCCACATGAGAGGTACCCCAAATTCCTCCTTGTAGTGGCATTAATGATTTTCCTACAATTAttgtaggaaaaagaaaaaaaaaacacaaagggTTAGATGCATAGATTTAAAAAAACACAAAGGATTACTCCACATAGTGTATACACTAAACACATGTACATTATGGATTTAGATGTGACATTTTAtattgcaaatttgcaattgaACTAGAGTATTATTAAATAAAAGTATGAAAGTTACACTTTTAAAGAAAATTACATTTCCTAGAAAGTTTCACATGTTTAGAGTTTTTAAAAGTATTAAACTTTCTATTTATGAACCACATAACTAACTTCATAACTTTCAAAAGTTTCAACCAATATTTTTCATATGAACCAAACAACCACGAAATATGAAGTATGACACTATCGATCAGTAATATTATATTGTACGCGAATAATTATAAACCCCAGAAGGGTAAGAACATACTCTTGTACTTCAAGTGCTATTAGCTCGGGATCTTGGACATGGGAGGCGTTGATGAAAGTAGGAACAAAGAGAGAGAAGACTAAGAGTAAGGAGAGATTAAATGCCATTTCTCCAATTATTTGCAATACCAAAAAAATGAATGAGGGAATTTGTGGGAAGACTAGTGAAGAGTAGGAAAGATTTATAAAGAGTTGTATGGGAATTTGTGAAAAAAGAGAAGAAATCCGATTGGACATATGTTGGGGCCCCATGTTACTTTTTCTAGTTGCTAGAGTAATAAATTTAGGTAAGTTTTGTGGGACCTATTAACTTGAATTAAAGACATCCCAATTTGGTTAGATTATGCTTAGTTTGCTAATTGAACTTAATACAAggtaaaaaaaacaattaagggTTGTATGATTATGAAATTAAGATTTAGATGCAATTAATACTAATAATGCCAAAGTCCTTTTTCTTTGGATAGTTATCTATTTTCTTGTTAGAAGTAAGACTATTTATTAGTAATTGCAGTTGTTAAAGATGTGTGTGttatactcccttcgtatttatttaagggatacacatgataattaaatgaaataaagtaataacaCAAGTGGGGTtgtgtagatattttaataggtAAAACAAGTGgtgaccatgtcattttagggagtggagGTGGGATgtagttatgaaattatttgtttaatagggtggtgggacatagtatatattagatagattatttaatcagatggtggagttgataagttactaaaaatggcaagtgtatctcttaaataaatacgaccgaaaaagacaagtgtatcccttaaataaatacggagggagtactgaTTATTTTATATCAATGTATTTTGAAATAGGTGCTCACTTATTTGATTGTTCAATGTTTCAAAATAAATTAACTATAGATTAGTGGCCTTTCATTATACTAGCTCCTCCAACTAAAATCCTTACTCGATCAAAATCAAAAGATTAGTCCACGAAAAATATGTGAATAGCTTCAAAACGATCCAACTAAAAGAAAGGAGGAAATTATTTAATGAATAATCGAGTTAGTGGCATAGAAATGTTGCATTGTTTCAATAAATGAGGAACTTGTAATAGGCTAGTCGTGAGTGTAAAATATGAGATGGGAATTTACGGTATTCACCGACACAATGTGATATTTTTGTCAATGTCAGTCCAAAATTTTGATAAGATATCTCATCCAATAATTAATTCTTGTAGTTATGCACTTGaaaattctattttttttaactttttttttcaattcgTCGTTCTTGTATTTATTATGGCTCAAAACAAGAAAGGGGTCACTAATAGAGTTAAAATGAAAGTCACATGTGGATAAAGTAAAACtattacttattattaatgGTTAATAGTGATTGATGTAATTGATAATGAATTTTCCGTATAATTTGACAAGAAAAGTAATATTATGAGACGGATTGGAGC
This sequence is a window from Spinacia oleracea cultivar Varoflay chromosome 1, BTI_SOV_V1, whole genome shotgun sequence. Protein-coding genes within it:
- the LOC110793631 gene encoding T-complex protein 1 subunit epsilon, producing MALAFDEFGRPFIILREQENKTRLRGLEAQKSNISAGKAVARILRSSLGPKGMDKMLQSPDGDITITNDGATILEQMDVDNPIAKLMVELSCSQDYEIGDGTTGVVVMAGSLLEQAENLLDRGIHPIRIAEGYEVASRIAVEHLEKIAHKFEFGKSNVEPLIQTCMTTLSSKIVNRCKRSLAEIAVNAVMAVADLERRDVNLDLIKVEGKVGGKLEDTELIYGIVVDKDMSHPQMPKQIQDANIAILTCPFEPPKPKTKHKVDIDTVEKFETLRKQEQQYFDKMVQQCKDVGATLVICQWGFDDEANHLLMHRNLPAVRWVGGVELELIAIATGGRIVPRFQELTPEKLGRAGLVREKAFGTTKDRMLYIEHCANSKAVTIFIRGGNKMMIEETKRSIHDALCVARNLIRNNSIVYGGGSAEIACSLAVEAGADRFPGVEQYAIRAFAESLDAVPMALAENSGLQPIETLSAVKHQQVKDNNTTYGIDCNDVGTTDMREQNVFETLIGKQQQILLATQVVKMILKIDDVITPSEF
- the LOC110793638 gene encoding probable pectate lyase 5, whose translation is MAFNLSLLLVFSLFVPTFINASHVQDPELIALEVQEKIINATTRRNLGYLSCGTGNPIDDCWRCDHKWAQNRQRLADCSIGFGKGAIGGKNGKMYVVTDKRDDPLNPRPGTLRWGVIQDKPLWIIFDRDMVIKLKEELMVNSFKTIDGRGANVHIAGGPCITIQYVTNVIIHGLNIHDCKRGGNAMVRDSPSHYGWRTISDGDGISIFGGSHIWVDHCSLSSCTDGLIDAIHGSTAITISNNYMTHHNKVMLLGHSDSLTRDKNMQVTIAFNHFGEGLVQRMPRCRHGYFHVVNNDYTHWEMYAIGGSAAPTINCQGNRFLAPNDPDNKEVTKREEWPQSVWKKWNWRSQGDLMLNGAFFTASGAGASSSYARAYSLSAKPSSFVSSITMSAGALNCKKGSHC